From Vidua macroura isolate BioBank_ID:100142 chromosome 8, ASM2450914v1, whole genome shotgun sequence, one genomic window encodes:
- the DKK1 gene encoding dickkopf-related protein 1, with translation MRGLVALLAALSCAAPAGRAAAPGGALSSNAIKGPPPGGAAEASAAPAPPFDGSNKAPPAATRQPFPCAEDEDCGPEEFCGGTARGGGAPLCLGCRRRRKRCLRDAMCCPGMTCSNGLCTPLEPPHRAAELDETGTEALPRRTPAPAWLPTAKGEEGDFCLRSSDCAAGLCCARHFWSKICKPVLREGQVCTRHRRKGSHGLEIFQRCQCAEGLACRLQREHGPADASRLHTCQRH, from the exons ATGCGGGGGCTGGTGGCGCTGCTGGCGGCGCTGAGCtgcgcggccccggcggggcgggcggcggctcccgggggTGCCCTCAGCTCCAACGCCATCAAGGGACCCCCCCCGGGGGGGGCGGCCGAGGCCAGCGCCGCCCCCGCACCCCCTTTCGACGGCAGCAACAAGGCCCCACCGGCCGCCACCCGACAG CCTTTCCCGTGCGCCGAGGACGAGGACTGCGGCCCCGAGGAGTTCTGCGGGGGGACGGCCCGCGGCGGGGGGGCCCCGCTGTGCCTCGGCTGCCGGCGGCGCCGCAAGCGCTGCCTGCGCGACGCCATGTGCTGCCCCGGCATGACCTGCAGCAACG GTCTCTGCACGCCCCTGGAGCCGCCCCACAGAGCGGCCGAGCTGGACGAGACGGGCACTGAGGCGCTGCCCCGACGGACGCCCGCTCCCGCCTGGCTCCCCACTGCCAAAG GCGAGGAGGGTGACTTCTGCCTGCGCTCGTCGGACTGCGCGGCCGGGCTGTGCTGCGCCCGCCACTTCTGGTCCAAGATCTGCAAGCCGGTGCTGCGGGAGGGGCAGGTGTGCACCCGGCACCGGCGGAAAGGCTCGCACGGCCTGGAGATCTTCCAGCGCTGCCAGTGCGCCGAGGGGCTGGCGTGTCGCCTGCAGCGAGAGCACGGCCCCGCCGACGCGTCCCGCCTGCACACGTGCCAGCGGCACTGA